The genomic segment CAATTGCTTGGCGAGCGACCCATGACCAGTCCTCATAATACCAATCCAATAGCAGCTTCCACTCCCAATCTTATGGCAGATGTGGCTGCcatctcatcatcatcaacggcaggagcagcggcagcagctgcACTCACTGGAGGTCCCACTCCATCCCCATCAGCTGTTAGTGCAAGTGCTCGTACGTTGCCACGCCCCCATTGTTATACAAATGCAGCGCCCACCAAAATGGAGGGCAATGTCTTTCGTTATGATTTCATAGAGCAAAAGGATTGTCCGCCTGTGAATCGTAAACTAAAGCCCAAGGTAGCAGCAACAGCTGGAGCCCCTGGTGGCTTGGCTACTGTCGAAGATAAACCACCCGAAGAGTTTCCAGCCAAGCCGCCAGTGGGAGCCATGGAGCATCtaactaccaaattttatgtagctcaactgcaacagcaacagacagcagcagcagcagttggtGGTGTAGGAGCTGTTGGACCACCTAGTGTGGATCGTAAATGCAAACCAAATGCATACAAGGTGATAcattctctctcgctctctctttttctctctcactaaatttgttatttggttttttttttagcttggATCATCGGCTACCATGTCACCGGCAACACGTCGTTCGACAGGAGCACCCCTATCCATGGTGTTGCCCCATGAAACGGATGTCCATTCGCCGGCAGCTGCAGCTTATTTCCATGAGACGCGCACCCTGCCCCGGCAACAGCATCGACCACATCCCAATAGTCCCGGTAGTCATTCCGTGCAGCATCAGCGCACTGCTTCGGCTGCGGCGGCCATGATGTCAACATCTTATTTAGCAGTAGCTGCCGCTGCCGCAGCACAAAAATCCCAACTACCTCCCGCAGCAGCCGCTCCCGCCGCAGCCCACACAGAGCACAAATTACAATACTTTGATCTGGATGTGACCAATAAGCCACCTCTGCTCAATCGTCAGAGTATGAGTGTTGGTAATCTCTATACCCAGGGTGCTGGCACAAGTGCTGCCGCAGCTGTTGCCATAGCGGCTACAGCTCAGGCTCCCGTGCGCAGCACGGTGGTCTATAATTTGGTTGATTTTGTTAAAACTGAGGCCTTTAAGCGTATACGCGAGGAACGCAACAAGGAGAGTAGCGAAACTAAATAGAATAGAGCATAGGGAGAAAGGAGCAGCAGGGGATGCAAAGGCAGGCAGCTCCAAGTCAGAAGAATGACAACGTGCAATAATTTTCAGTCCACGTGGTTTTAGTAGTGcctatatataaatgtgggagATATCTCCATTTATCTAacattcaaaaattcaaatcgatcaaaagaaaagaagattttCAAGTCCTTTAAACAGGCTTTATtatactattattattattattattcctcGTCACTCTAGAACAATTGTTTCTCGAAATAACTTTCCGATCAAATATTGAATGCGATTTTGAGATTATCTTATatcgtatatacatacatatatcatatagcaGTGATAAGTTATTATGCACCTTGTGCTTCTCTACaaaaatacaatatacatttacatacatacaaacaaatatCAAATCTGTTGTGCTTCCAACACTTCCACAAGCTAATgctaatttattttatacatacgtacatatacatatatacaaagggatatatttatatgaatatcatatttgtatttttttttttgttcttaagTGTTAGGGCCTTAATATCAAAATCAAAACTGAATGTATACAAGACAAGCGAATTTTAGTGCTAATTTTTATAATGCCAATTGCGAAAACaacttattttatataaatgcaTTTTACACGTAAAACCTATacacttacatatacatacatatatacacacgcATGTGCGACATTATTATACATAAACGCGAATTTTATATGATAACGAATtcaaaacaaatgtttaatttcttattattattatttttattataattaaatgtGAATTTTTATCTCTGTAATTGTAATTGTCAGTCTTCTCTCGTGTGCAAGCAAACCAAGCTGTGTCTTGAATATTTGtgcttttaatttaataataaaaaaaaaaaacatttataactAACTACGTAACATATATACAACGAAATTATGTTTATATCCGAGAGTTTTCTATGTAGAaaagtttgatttttgtttagctATAGCAACcagtttcgttttttgttataAACAGAGTCTGCTTGGGGTCACTTGACTACGGGAAaacaatatacatatctataataaataacaacaaactgGGAAACAACACTAAAACTAATCCTTACAAAACCATTCAGTTGGGTAGTAGCGCTTTTTCGAGTTTATTCCATTTGCCATTCGGTGTGACAGACAGCGACCATGTCTTTGGTATACATAACCCATCACGATGAAAGTATTTTCGATGTAGAAAGGGAATATGCGGCTCAAACTGCAACTAAACAGGGTGGCAAATTTGGGAACGGTGAGTATTGATCATTGATGGACTTCACTTTTGGTAAATAATGTCCAATTTTCTGGCAGCTTCCAAGAAGGCCACACGTTTCGCTCAGAATTTGAGGGATCGTTTGAATGCGGAGTATAAGAAGCAATCGGTTGTAATGCAAAATGACGGAGTACGTCTGCTAACTGATGCCAAGAAGGCCTTTCATCGGACAATGGGCTGTGCCCACATCCCCTTGGATCCGCCTTGTGCGTTTTTGCGTAAGAATCAGGGTGTGAAATGGCGGCGCGAGAACACTCATATGTGTCCCAAGGGGCCAGGCGTGCCCTCGTTGCCGCGTCCGGCCAAAGACGATGGTAAATGCAAAGTGCCACCAAATTTCATACGCCGTAATATACAGTGCGCTCAACGTACAGTGGCTTGTCCACCACCGCCACGTTATGTGGACACTCCGACGGGTACGAGACACAATCTAGTCAATTCGGGATTACTGCCGCAGTTCATATGTCGCAAAGATTTCGGTAAAGTGCCCATTTACAtaagcaaaacaaagaaaatgttAACCCAAATGCGTGCCATATGTGACAAGGAGGAGGCCCGAATTCAGGAGCTATGCGGTGGCCACAAAAGAGGTCAACAGGGGCGTGCCTCTGGGGCAGCTGGTTCAGCAGCTGCCTTGTTTGGTGGACCACCTGAAATGCCTGGCATGCGGATTATGGAACATGCGGAGCGCAATGAAATACTCGAGGGATTGCGTCAACATCTGAGTGAAAATACCAAGCAATATCAGTCTATGCCACTGCTGATTGATAGTGTAGCCAAGCGTCAGCGTAAGGGTAAACTGGAGTCCGATTTGCGTCAAGTTGAGCAGGATATATTGCTAATTGAGACCAGTCCCATAATATATGTTTCACAGTTTTAAATGCACGACCCCCTCCCTCCCTTCTTCATTTGGAAGTGCAACAGCTTAATATTTTAGTTTGcgaataaaatttaatgtttatCATGAATTTACTAAATCGTATTTATAGCTGCCATGACAGAATGGACAAAAGATTAAGATTTTTGGTCCGTTTTCATAAAGTTGTTCAAGATTCTGCTTGTTCATCAAGATTGGGCGTGAACACAAAGTGCAATAGCAACGATCCAGACTAAGGGGCATCtgagggggaaaaaaataattgctttACTAAGactattaaataattaacttgATAAACTTCTTACCTCAACATAGGATATGCTACAAAGGAGTAAAGACTGCCCCAGCTGAATATGTTGCTCATCCTTTTCCGCTTTAACATTGAGCTGTTCTCGCAGATCTTCAAAATGTATATCCATTTGATCAAGAAAGTGTCGCGTTATGATATCATCTGGATGTTCCTCGGCATTCAGATTGATTTGCAATTTCCGCTTCAAACGTGCAAAttctttaaacattttttggcTGGCTAGTATTTGGAATGGGGTTAGATCCTTCGCACTTAAACTGGCCAAATACTGTAGTCTCAAACGCATATGAGTTGTGGTCAACATGGCAAGTAGCAAATCCAATCGGCATTTTGTGTTCTCATTACGGCAggaatattgaaatatttttgtttgcatttcaTAAATGGGTGTTAGGATATGATAGACCAATTGTAAATGCTGCAGCTGTGCCTCTGTGGCCCTTTGATGGAATTGCAAATACTCGAGCgaactaaaatttaaatatttttgcatacTCTTCTTGAAGAACAAAGTGAGGCGAACCTCAGCCAGCAGATCGGCTGAGGAATTGATGGGCTCATGGAGTTTTAGATTGGCAGCGAGCTGAATCAGGGGATCACGCTGATGTATGCTGCCCACATGTAGATGCAATTTATTTCGCAATTTCGAAGTGGTTTGCAAGTACTCCTTTTTCGGTGAAAGGACTGCCGTATACAGATTCTTATGTCGACTATTGAATAGCCCGAGTATTTGATAATTTTCACAGCTTTTTATCTGCAGAGGTTTCATGGTAAGAGACAAATGATTGTTGGACTTGTGAACCACTTGAATTTTATAGATTTTACTCTGAGCCGTGGCTAAgatgtagctgttgctggttaTTCCCGcaagagctgaacagacagagagagagagagagagagagagagagagagatgtatacagtttaatcaaaatttaaataaagtttataaatttttatcacCTGTTATCTTCATGCCGCCCACATAGAAACGTGTCTCTAGCCAATTGCCATCGCTCTGTTCACACCAGGTGAGCAGATGTGCTCCCTTACAAAATGTTATGTAGGTGCAATTTCTATTTCTGCAATGGGTTATCTCAGCTTGCTGTATACCCATGCGATCTGATTTCAGCCAAAGATTCTTAACCAATGTCAATTCCAGCGAGGCGGAGGCGAAATTATATAGATTAACCAGACCATTGACATCACCAACTAATAGCAGATCCTGGAATACTTGCAGAAAGCAAATGCGATTCAAATCCGTCTGCATCTGCCAGTGATCCAAAAGACGCCCACCATCTGGAGACAGACTAAGCACCCAAATGTGCCCACTTGCAGTACCCAATATAAGAGTGTGACTGAATAAACGCAATTTGGTTGGACCCCAGGCCATTATGGTGATCCAACTGCGATCTATAAAATGTTGATAAtcttgaaaattgtttatctCTGAAGGATTCACCTTATAGGGTTTCTGCAGAACGTCTCTTAGGTGGACTGCCACATCAAGACCATTTAGTTCCTTCCAGCGAGTACATTCTGACGGTTTAGTGAGCAACAGGAATACTCCATGGCTATTGAGAGAGGCCAAAAGCATTTGTTTATTGGGCAATATCTGTGGTGACCATTTGGCTGCTATCAGTTTAGGTTTTGGTAATTCTGTCGAGAAGATTGCCACATAGACGGGCTCCAAGGTAAACTGCTGAGCTTCCAGGACATGGCACTGTTCGTAAATAAATGGGAGATTTGCCTGTTTGGCCAACTCATCTAAGGGTCTGCGTCCATTGCTGGGTAAATCCAAACTCGCGACAACATAGGGAAAGGGAAGCCGGCAATTCGCCTTGCTCGTCATCTCCAGGGTAACGAGGGACGTTGTCGATCCCAGGAGGGCAATATTGTCACCATCCGTGGTAGACGATAGA from the Drosophila willistoni isolate 14030-0811.24 chromosome XR unlocalized genomic scaffold, UCI_dwil_1.1 Seg105, whole genome shotgun sequence genome contains:
- the LOC6645141 gene encoding enkurin, translated to MSLVYITHHDESIFDVEREYAAQTATKQGGKFGNASKKATRFAQNLRDRLNAEYKKQSVVMQNDGVRLLTDAKKAFHRTMGCAHIPLDPPCAFLRKNQGVKWRRENTHMCPKGPGVPSLPRPAKDDGKCKVPPNFIRRNIQCAQRTVACPPPPRYVDTPTGTRHNLVNSGLLPQFICRKDFGKVPIYISKTKKMLTQMRAICDKEEARIQELCGGHKRGQQGRASGAAGSAAALFGGPPEMPGMRIMEHAERNEILEGLRQHLSENTKQYQSMPLLIDSVAKRQRKGKLESDLRQVEQDILLIETSPIIYVSQF
- the LOC6645142 gene encoding uncharacterized protein LOC6645142, translating into MPRATDTDIGEDHLIDENGGALRFRTFYRGSVKQNSVHEFLSSTTDGDNIALLGSTTSLVTLEMTSKANCRLPFPYVVASLDLPSNGRRPLDELAKQANLPFIYEQCHVLEAQQFTLEPVYVAIFSTELPKPKLIAAKWSPQILPNKQMLLASLNSHGVFLLLTKPSECTRWKELNGLDVAVHLRDVLQKPYKVNPSEINNFQDYQHFIDRSWITIMAWGPTKLRLFSHTLILGTASGHIWVLSLSPDGGRLLDHWQMQTDLNRICFLQVFQDLLLVGDVNGLVNLYNFASASLELTLVKNLWLKSDRMGIQQAEITHCRNRNCTYITFCKGAHLLTWCEQSDGNWLETRFYVGGMKITALAGITSNSYILATAQSKIYKIQVVHKSNNHLSLTMKPLQIKSCENYQILGLFNSRHKNLYTAVLSPKKEYLQTTSKLRNKLHLHVGSIHQRDPLIQLAANLKLHEPINSSADLLAEVRLTLFFKKSMQKYLNFSSLEYLQFHQRATEAQLQHLQLVYHILTPIYEMQTKIFQYSCRNENTKCRLDLLLAMLTTTHMRLRLQYLASLSAKDLTPFQILASQKMFKEFARLKRKLQINLNAEEHPDDIITRHFLDQMDIHFEDLREQLNVKAEKDEQHIQLGQSLLLCSISYVEMPLSLDRCYCTLCSRPILMNKQNLEQLYENGPKILIFCPFCHGSYKYDLVNS